From Thalassotalea euphylliae, the proteins below share one genomic window:
- the rpsJ gene encoding 30S ribosomal protein S10: protein MSNQRIRIRLKAFDHRLIDQSTAEIVDTAKRTGAQVRGPIPLPTRKERFTVLISPHVNKDARDQYEIRTHKRLIDIVEPTEKTVDALMRLDLAAGVDVQISLG, encoded by the coding sequence ATGTCAAATCAAAGAATTCGCATTCGTTTGAAAGCGTTCGATCATCGTTTGATTGATCAATCTACAGCAGAGATCGTTGACACTGCTAAACGCACTGGTGCACAGGTTCGTGGTCCTATTCCATTACCAACGCGCAAAGAGCGTTTCACTGTTTTGATTTCTCCACACGTTAACAAAGATGCGCGTGACCAGTACGAGATTCGTACTCACAAGCGTTTAATTGATATCGTAGAACCAACTGAAAAGACTGTTGATGCATTAATGCGTTTAGACTTAGCAGCTGGTGTCGACGTTCAAATTAGCTTGGGTTAA
- the rplC gene encoding 50S ribosomal protein L3, with amino-acid sequence MTIGLVGRKVGMTRIFSEDGVSTPVTVLEVEANRVAQVKTVDNDGYSAIQVTTGAKKANRVNKPAAGHFAKAGIEAGRGLWEFRLAEGEGAELATGSEITVELFNDTKLVDVTGTSKGKGFQGGIKRWNFRTQDMSHGNSLSHRSNGSIGQCQTPGRVFKGKKMSGHMGAAKVTTQNLELVRVDAERNLLLIKGAVPGHVNADVIIKPAVKA; translated from the coding sequence ATGACTATAGGTCTAGTTGGACGTAAAGTTGGTATGACTCGCATCTTCTCTGAAGATGGCGTTTCAACTCCAGTAACTGTCCTAGAAGTTGAAGCTAACCGTGTTGCTCAGGTAAAAACTGTAGACAACGATGGTTACTCAGCGATTCAAGTTACAACTGGTGCTAAAAAAGCTAACCGTGTAAACAAGCCAGCAGCTGGTCACTTTGCGAAAGCAGGTATCGAAGCAGGTCGTGGTTTATGGGAATTCCGTTTAGCGGAAGGCGAAGGTGCAGAATTAGCAACTGGTAGCGAAATCACTGTTGAGCTATTCAACGATACTAAATTAGTAGACGTGACAGGCACTTCAAAGGGTAAAGGTTTCCAAGGCGGTATCAAGCGTTGGAATTTCCGTACTCAAGATATGTCACACGGTAACTCATTGTCTCACCGTTCAAACGGTTCAATCGGTCAATGTCAAACACCAGGTCGCGTATTTAAAGGCAAAAAAATGTCTGGTCACATGGGTGCTGCGAAAGTTACTACGCAAAACCTTGAGTTAGTTCGCGTAGATGCTGAACGTAACTTGCTTCTTATTAAAGGTGCAGTTCCGGGTCACGTAAACGCTGACGTAATCATCAAGCCAGCTGTTAAAGCCTAA
- the rplD gene encoding 50S ribosomal protein L4, which produces MELALKDASGAVEVSEATFGREFNEALVHQVVVAYAAGARQGTVKQKNRSEVSGGGKKPWRQKGTGRARAGTTRGPIWRTGGVTFAARPQDHSQKVNRKMYRGAIQSILSELVRQDRLVVVNDFAVDTPKTKELVAKLKGLELKDVLIVTPEVDENLFLSARNLYKVDVRDVQGIDPVSLVGFEKVLMTAGAVKQIEEMLA; this is translated from the coding sequence ATGGAATTAGCATTAAAAGACGCGTCAGGCGCTGTTGAAGTTTCAGAAGCAACGTTCGGTCGTGAATTCAACGAAGCTTTAGTACACCAAGTAGTTGTTGCATACGCAGCAGGTGCTCGTCAAGGTACTGTTAAGCAAAAGAACCGTTCTGAAGTTAGCGGCGGTGGTAAAAAGCCATGGCGTCAAAAAGGTACTGGCCGTGCACGTGCTGGTACAACTCGTGGTCCAATCTGGAGAACTGGTGGCGTAACATTCGCTGCACGTCCTCAAGACCACAGCCAAAAAGTAAACCGTAAGATGTATCGTGGTGCGATCCAAAGCATCCTTTCTGAGTTAGTTCGTCAAGACCGTTTAGTGGTTGTTAACGACTTCGCAGTAGATACACCTAAAACTAAAGAATTAGTTGCTAAGCTTAAAGGTTTAGAACTTAAAGATGTATTAATCGTTACACCAGAAGTAGACGAGAACTTATTCTTATCTGCTCGCAACTTATACAAAGTTGACGTTCGTGACGTACAAGGCATCGACCCAGTTTCTTTAGTTGGTTTCGAAAAAGTATTAATGACTGCTGGTGCGGTTAAGCAAATTGAGGAGATGTTAGCATGA
- the rplW gene encoding 50S ribosomal protein L23: MISEERLLKVLLAPNISEKATMAAEANNTVVFKVATTATKAEIKAAVEQLFEVKVDGVRTLNVKGKTKRTGARFGRRSDWKKAYVTLAEGSDIDFVGAEA, encoded by the coding sequence ATGATAAGCGAAGAACGTTTGTTGAAAGTGCTATTGGCACCAAACATTTCTGAAAAAGCAACAATGGCTGCTGAAGCAAACAACACGGTTGTTTTCAAAGTAGCTACTACTGCTACAAAAGCTGAAATCAAAGCCGCTGTTGAGCAACTTTTCGAAGTAAAAGTTGATGGTGTTCGTACTCTAAATGTTAAGGGTAAAACAAAGCGTACAGGTGCTCGTTTTGGTCGTCGTAGCGACTGGAAAAAAGCGTACGTTACTCTTGCTGAAGGTAGCGACATCGACTTCGTTGGCGCAGAAGCATAG
- the rplB gene encoding 50S ribosomal protein L2, with product MAVVKCKPTSPGRRHVVKVVNPDLYKGKPYAPLLEKNSKSGGRNNTGRITVRHVGGGHKHHYRVIDFKRTKDGIPAKVERLEYDPNRSANIALVLYADGERRYILAPKGVQAGDSIQSGVDAPIKAGNTLPLRNMPLGSVIHAIELKPGKGAQIARAAGTYAQLVAKDGAYVTLRLRSGEMRKVEAECRATLGEIGNAEHMLRSLGKAGANRWRGVRPTVRGVAMNPVDHPHGGGEGRTSGGRHPVSPWGVPTKGYKTRKNKRTDKFIVRRRTK from the coding sequence ATGGCTGTAGTTAAATGTAAACCAACTTCTCCGGGTCGTCGCCACGTCGTTAAAGTGGTTAACCCGGACTTGTACAAAGGTAAGCCTTACGCACCACTTTTAGAGAAAAACTCTAAGTCTGGCGGTCGTAACAATACTGGTCGTATTACAGTTCGTCACGTTGGTGGTGGTCACAAGCATCACTATCGCGTAATTGACTTTAAGCGTACTAAAGACGGTATCCCTGCAAAAGTTGAGCGTTTGGAATATGATCCAAACCGCAGCGCAAACATCGCTTTAGTATTATACGCAGACGGTGAGCGTCGTTACATCTTAGCACCTAAAGGTGTTCAAGCTGGCGATTCAATCCAGTCTGGTGTAGATGCACCTATCAAAGCAGGTAACACGTTGCCACTTCGCAACATGCCGCTAGGTAGTGTAATCCACGCAATCGAATTGAAGCCTGGTAAAGGTGCTCAAATCGCGCGTGCTGCTGGTACTTATGCACAATTAGTTGCTAAAGACGGCGCTTACGTAACTCTACGTCTTCGTTCAGGCGAAATGCGTAAAGTTGAAGCGGAATGTCGTGCAACTTTAGGTGAAATCGGTAACGCAGAACACATGTTACGTTCTCTTGGTAAAGCCGGTGCTAACCGCTGGCGTGGTGTTCGTCCTACCGTACGTGGTGTGGCGATGAACCCGGTTGATCACCCGCACGGTGGTGGTGAAGGTCGTACTTCAGGTGGTCGTCACCCAGTATCGCCTTGGGGTGTACCTACTAAGGGTTACAAGACTCGTAAGAACAAGCGTACTGATAAGTTCATCGTACGTCGTCGTACTAAGTAA
- the rpsS gene encoding 30S ribosomal protein S19, whose translation MPRSLKKGPFIDLHLLTKVEKALESGNKKPIKTWSRRSMIIPNMIGLTIAVHNGRQHVPVFVTDEMIGHKLGEFAPTRTYRGHAADKKAKKK comes from the coding sequence ATGCCACGTTCTCTCAAGAAAGGTCCATTTATTGACCTACACTTGTTGACGAAGGTAGAGAAAGCTCTGGAAAGCGGGAACAAGAAACCTATCAAGACTTGGTCTCGTCGCTCAATGATCATCCCTAACATGATCGGATTGACCATTGCTGTCCATAATGGCCGTCAACACGTACCTGTATTTGTAACTGATGAAATGATCGGTCACAAATTAGGTGAATTTGCACCAACTCGCACTTACCGTGGTCACGCTGCGGACAAGAAAGCGAAGAAGAAGTAA
- the rplV gene encoding 50S ribosomal protein L22, producing the protein MEAIAKHKFARGSAQKARLVVDQIRGLHVEKALEILEYSNKSAAVLVKKVLNSAIANAEHNEGADIDELFVKTIMVDDGPTMKRIKPRAKGRADRILKRTSHITVIVADS; encoded by the coding sequence ATGGAAGCAATTGCTAAACATAAATTTGCCCGCGGTTCTGCGCAAAAAGCACGTTTAGTGGTAGACCAAATTCGTGGTCTTCACGTTGAAAAAGCGTTAGAAATCTTAGAGTACAGCAACAAATCAGCTGCTGTTTTAGTTAAGAAAGTTCTAAACTCAGCGATCGCTAATGCAGAGCACAACGAAGGTGCAGACATCGATGAATTATTCGTTAAAACTATTATGGTTGACGATGGTCCTACGATGAAACGTATCAAGCCACGTGCGAAAGGTCGCGCGGATCGTATCCTTAAGCGTACTAGTCACATTACTGTGATTGTTGCTGATAGCTAG
- the rpsC gene encoding 30S ribosomal protein S3 — protein MGQKVHPTGIRLGITKPFASTWFASTKEFADNIHGDHLVRQYLTEKLKRASLSKIVIERPAKSIRVTIHTARPGVVIGKKGEDVEKLRLHVSKIAGVPAQINIAEVRKPEMDAQLVADSIASQLERRVMFRRAMKRAVQNAMRLGAKGIKVEVSGRLGGADIARSEWYREGRVPLHTLRADIDYATARGETTYGTIGIKVWIFKGEVIGGMPAQVEAPAKPKKRNNRKSK, from the coding sequence ATGGGTCAAAAAGTACATCCTACCGGTATTCGCTTAGGTATCACCAAGCCTTTCGCGTCTACATGGTTTGCAAGCACTAAAGAGTTTGCAGATAACATTCATGGCGATCACTTAGTACGTCAATACTTAACTGAAAAGTTAAAGCGTGCTTCGTTATCAAAAATCGTAATCGAGCGTCCAGCTAAGTCTATCCGCGTAACGATTCACACGGCTCGTCCGGGTGTTGTTATCGGTAAGAAAGGTGAAGACGTAGAAAAGTTACGTTTACACGTATCTAAAATCGCTGGTGTACCTGCGCAAATCAACATTGCTGAAGTACGTAAGCCAGAGATGGATGCACAACTAGTTGCTGACAGCATTGCTAGCCAACTAGAGCGTCGTGTTATGTTCCGTCGCGCGATGAAGCGTGCCGTACAAAACGCTATGCGTTTAGGTGCTAAAGGTATCAAAGTTGAAGTTAGTGGTCGTTTAGGCGGCGCGGACATCGCTCGTTCAGAGTGGTACCGTGAAGGCCGTGTACCATTACACACTTTACGTGCTGATATCGATTACGCAACTGCACGTGGTGAAACTACTTACGGTACTATCGGTATCAAAGTGTGGATCTTCAAAGGTGAAGTTATCGGTGGTATGCCTGCACAGGTTGAAGCACCAGCTAAGCCTAAGAAGCGCAACAACCGCAAGAGCAAGTAG
- the rplP gene encoding 50S ribosomal protein L16, which produces MLQPKRTKFRKQMKLRNRGLAHTGSTVSFGTYGLKSVERGRMTARQIEAARRAMTRHVKRQGKIWIRVFPDKPITKKPLEVRMGKGKGSVEYWVCQILPGRVLYEMEGVPEELAREAFELAAAKLPFKTTFVTRTVM; this is translated from the coding sequence ATGTTACAACCAAAACGTACTAAATTCCGTAAGCAAATGAAACTGCGTAACCGTGGTCTTGCACACACTGGTAGCACAGTTAGCTTCGGTACTTACGGTTTGAAATCTGTTGAGCGTGGTCGTATGACAGCTCGTCAAATCGAAGCAGCTCGTCGTGCAATGACACGTCACGTTAAGCGTCAAGGTAAAATCTGGATCCGTGTATTCCCAGACAAGCCAATTACCAAGAAGCCTCTTGAGGTTCGTATGGGTAAAGGTAAAGGTTCTGTAGAATACTGGGTATGTCAAATTCTACCGGGTCGTGTTCTTTATGAAATGGAAGGTGTTCCAGAGGAATTAGCACGCGAAGCTTTCGAGCTTGCAGCAGCTAAACTTCCGTTCAAAACAACCTTCGTAACTAGAACGGTGATGTAA
- the rpmC gene encoding 50S ribosomal protein L29: MKANELKEKSIEELNAELLNLLREQFNLRMQASTGQLAQTHMLRTVRRNIARVKTIITEKAGA; this comes from the coding sequence ATGAAAGCTAACGAACTTAAAGAAAAAAGCATTGAAGAGCTTAATGCTGAATTACTTAACTTACTACGTGAGCAATTTAACTTACGTATGCAAGCAAGTACTGGCCAGTTAGCTCAAACACACATGCTACGTACAGTGCGTCGCAACATTGCACGCGTTAAAACCATCATCACTGAGAAGGCAGGTGCGTAA
- the rpsQ gene encoding 30S ribosomal protein S17 — MTDKIRTLQGRVVSDKMDKSITVLIERRVKHPIYGKFITRSTKLKVHDEANVCNAGDVVTIRECAPISKTKSWTLVDVVEKA; from the coding sequence ATGACTGATAAAATCCGTACATTACAAGGTCGCGTAGTTAGCGACAAGATGGACAAGTCGATCACAGTGTTGATTGAGCGTCGTGTAAAACACCCTATCTACGGTAAATTCATTACGCGTTCAACTAAGTTGAAAGTACACGATGAAGCTAACGTATGTAACGCGGGCGACGTAGTAACTATTCGTGAATGTGCGCCAATCTCTAAGACTAAGTCTTGGACTTTGGTTGACGTGGTAGAAAAAGCTTAA